From the genome of Prochlorococcus marinus XMU1419, one region includes:
- the rpsK gene encoding 30S ribosomal protein S11 yields MAATVKKTGSKKSKRNIPNGVVHIQSTFNNTIVSITDNSGQVISWSSAGASGFKGARKGTPFAAQTAAEAAARRALDQGMRQIEVLVRGPGSGRETAIRALQVAGLEITLIRDVTPLPHNGCRRPKRRRV; encoded by the coding sequence ATGGCAGCTACAGTAAAAAAAACAGGTTCGAAGAAATCTAAGCGTAATATACCGAATGGTGTAGTGCACATTCAAAGTACATTCAATAATACTATTGTCTCAATTACCGATAATTCCGGACAGGTAATTTCTTGGTCTTCCGCAGGCGCAAGTGGATTTAAAGGCGCTCGTAAGGGTACACCCTTTGCAGCTCAAACAGCAGCTGAAGCTGCAGCTAGGAGAGCACTTGATCAAGGAATGAGACAAATAGAAGTTTTAGTAAGAGGGCCAGGCTCAGGTAGGGAAACGGCCATAAGAGCTTTACAAGTGGCCGGATTAGAAATAACTCTAATAAGAGATGTAACTCCATTACCTCATAATGGATGTAGAAGACCTAAACGAAGACGCGTTTAG
- the rpsI gene encoding 30S ribosomal protein S9, with the protein MNSQIKNKAVYWGTGRRKTSVARVRLIPGNGLIKINGRSGDDYLNFNPLHLNSIKAPLQTLGLENSYDILVNVFGGGLTGQADAIKQGAARALCELSPDNRKPLKTEGHLSRDPRAKERRKYGLKKARKAPQFSKR; encoded by the coding sequence ATGAATAGTCAAATAAAAAACAAAGCTGTTTATTGGGGGACTGGAAGAAGAAAAACTTCAGTAGCTAGAGTTCGCTTGATTCCAGGGAATGGACTAATAAAAATTAATGGTCGTTCTGGCGATGATTATTTAAACTTTAATCCTTTGCACTTAAATTCAATAAAAGCACCTTTGCAAACATTGGGCCTTGAAAATTCTTATGATATTTTGGTTAATGTTTTTGGAGGTGGATTGACTGGTCAAGCAGACGCTATCAAGCAAGGAGCAGCAAGAGCACTTTGCGAATTATCTCCTGACAATAGGAAACCACTCAAAACTGAAGGCCATCTCAGTAGAGACCCTAGAGCTAAGGAAAGAAGAAAATATGGTCTTAAAAAAGCAAGAAAAGCTCCTCAATTCTCTAAACGTTAA
- the rplO gene encoding 50S ribosomal protein L15: MTSTLNTLKSNSGSRKKKLRKGRGIAAGQGASCGFGMRGQKSRSGRPTRPGFEGGQMPLYRRVPKLKHFEIINQKNFSIINLNKLNDFKDNDTVNLDSLVKKGLIFKPKFPLKILGNGKVNVKLTVQAHAFTKAAKQKIEDAGGSCELIGKK, translated from the coding sequence ATGACTTCAACATTAAATACACTTAAATCAAACTCTGGCTCTAGAAAGAAAAAGTTAAGAAAAGGTAGAGGTATTGCTGCGGGTCAAGGTGCTTCATGTGGTTTTGGAATGAGAGGTCAAAAGTCACGTTCTGGGAGACCTACACGTCCAGGTTTCGAAGGTGGGCAAATGCCTTTATATAGAAGAGTTCCAAAATTAAAGCACTTTGAAATAATTAATCAAAAGAATTTTTCTATTATAAATTTAAATAAATTAAATGATTTCAAAGATAACGATACTGTTAATTTAGATTCACTAGTCAAAAAAGGATTGATCTTTAAGCCAAAATTTCCTTTAAAAATTCTTGGTAACGGAAAGGTTAATGTAAAATTGACAGTCCAAGCTCATGCATTCACGAAAGCTGCAAAACAAAAAATTGAGGACGCAGGTGGGTCTTGCGAGCTTATCGGTAAAAAATAA
- the secY gene encoding preprotein translocase subunit SecY: MFVNKSRNPSASEILSQLFLNKELRSRVLTTLGLLLLVRLGIYIPMPGIDRVAFKSFIDQGGQLIGFLDIFTGGGISTLGIFALGILPFINASIIIQLLTASLPVLEDLQKNEGEAGRRKIAQITRYVSLGWGFLQSIIFSLILKQYAIQGISETTFVLQTSIALVTGSMLVMWFSEIITEKGIGQGASLVIFLNIVSTLPKALSSTIEKAQTGDRGDVLGIAVLLGVFLLTIIGIIFVQEGARRIPIVSAKRQIGNSTLLPTRQSYLPLKLNAGGVMPIIFASALIFLPITIANITGNPVLIKLASSLNPGSSNPWPYALTFFSLILGFSYFYASLTINPVDVASNLKKGGVAIPGVRPGTNTAKYLSGIQNRLTLLGGLFLGSVAIIPAAVERATNVQTFQGLGATSLLILVGVAIDTSKQIQTYVISQRYEGLINN; the protein is encoded by the coding sequence ATGTTTGTTAACAAAAGTAGAAATCCTAGCGCTTCTGAAATACTTTCCCAATTATTTTTAAATAAAGAGCTTAGAAGCAGAGTTTTAACAACTTTAGGTCTTCTTCTTTTAGTAAGACTTGGTATATATATCCCAATGCCAGGTATCGATAGAGTTGCTTTTAAAAGTTTTATCGATCAAGGGGGGCAATTAATAGGTTTTTTAGATATTTTTACTGGCGGAGGAATTTCTACCCTAGGAATATTTGCATTAGGCATACTCCCCTTTATCAATGCATCAATTATTATTCAGCTTCTAACTGCTTCATTGCCTGTTCTTGAAGATTTACAAAAAAATGAGGGAGAAGCGGGTAGAAGAAAAATTGCTCAAATAACTAGATATGTTTCTTTAGGCTGGGGTTTTTTACAGAGTATTATTTTCTCATTAATTCTTAAACAATATGCAATTCAGGGGATAAGTGAAACCACATTTGTGTTGCAAACCTCCATAGCATTAGTAACTGGATCAATGTTGGTGATGTGGTTCAGTGAAATTATTACAGAGAAAGGAATAGGACAAGGCGCTTCACTGGTAATTTTTTTGAATATTGTCTCGACTTTGCCAAAGGCTTTAAGCTCAACTATTGAAAAAGCTCAAACTGGTGATCGAGGAGATGTTTTAGGTATAGCAGTTTTACTTGGAGTGTTTTTGTTAACAATTATTGGAATAATTTTTGTCCAAGAAGGAGCGAGACGTATACCTATTGTTAGTGCAAAAAGACAAATAGGAAATTCAACATTGCTTCCTACGAGGCAAAGTTATCTACCCTTGAAATTAAATGCAGGAGGAGTAATGCCAATTATATTTGCATCTGCTTTAATTTTTTTACCTATAACCATTGCGAACATTACGGGCAATCCAGTCTTAATTAAATTGGCTAGTAGTTTAAATCCCGGATCTTCAAATCCATGGCCGTATGCTCTTACTTTTTTTTCATTGATTTTAGGATTCTCCTATTTTTATGCATCTCTTACAATTAATCCAGTTGATGTAGCGTCAAATTTAAAAAAAGGAGGAGTGGCAATCCCAGGAGTTAGGCCAGGAACTAATACAGCGAAATACCTATCAGGTATACAAAATAGGTTGACATTATTAGGAGGATTATTTCTTGGTTCGGTTGCTATAATCCCAGCCGCAGTAGAAAGAGCAACAAATGTTCAGACTTTTCAAGGCTTAGGAGCAACTTCATTGCTTATTCTTGTAGGAGTGGCTATTGATACCTCTAAGCAAATTCAAACTTATGTTATTTCTCAAAGGTATGAGGGACTAATTAACAATTAA
- the rpmJ gene encoding 50S ribosomal protein L36 — MKVRSSVKKISPDDQIVRRRGKIFVINKKRPRNKQRQG; from the coding sequence ATGAAGGTCAGATCTTCAGTCAAAAAAATTAGTCCTGACGATCAGATCGTGAGGAGAAGAGGTAAAATCTTTGTTATCAACAAGAAAAGACCTCGCAATAAACAGCGTCAGGGTTAA
- the rpmC gene encoding 50S ribosomal protein L29, with translation MKNSESLKEFKKLNSDQISEKIDQLRKDLFDLRFKQATRQLNETHKFKIIKKQVAQLLTLSKSQSASKTTSD, from the coding sequence ATGAAAAACTCAGAGTCTCTTAAAGAATTTAAAAAATTAAATTCTGATCAAATTTCTGAAAAGATTGACCAATTACGAAAAGATCTCTTTGATTTGAGATTCAAGCAAGCTACGAGACAGCTCAATGAAACTCATAAATTTAAAATCATCAAGAAACAAGTTGCGCAATTACTAACTCTCAGTAAAAGTCAATCTGCTTCTAAAACTACTTCTGATTAA
- the rpsE gene encoding 30S ribosomal protein S5 → MTDTPTKQEIQSKNDNVPGAMPVEQKKNNRNDRKRNKRGDSKNLERDSDWQERVVQIRRVSKTVKGGKKMSFRAIVVVGNEKGQVGVGVGKAGDVIGAVRKGVSDGKKNLVRVPLTPNNSIPTLSKGRDGAANVLIRPAAPGTGVIAGGSIRTVLELAGIKNVLAKRLGSKTPLNNARAAMVALSQLRTHKSASRERGISLEQLYS, encoded by the coding sequence ATGACTGACACTCCAACAAAACAAGAAATTCAATCCAAGAACGATAACGTTCCTGGAGCTATGCCTGTTGAACAAAAAAAGAATAATCGTAATGATCGAAAAAGAAATAAAAGAGGTGACTCAAAAAATCTTGAGAGAGATTCTGACTGGCAAGAAAGAGTTGTTCAAATTCGACGAGTTTCTAAAACTGTTAAGGGTGGGAAAAAAATGAGTTTTAGAGCAATAGTTGTTGTAGGTAATGAGAAGGGTCAAGTTGGAGTTGGAGTCGGTAAAGCAGGAGATGTAATTGGTGCGGTGAGAAAGGGAGTTTCAGATGGGAAAAAGAATCTTGTTAGGGTTCCTTTAACTCCAAATAACTCAATACCAACTTTATCTAAAGGTAGAGACGGTGCTGCTAATGTACTTATTAGGCCAGCTGCACCAGGTACAGGAGTAATTGCTGGTGGTTCAATTAGAACAGTTTTAGAATTAGCGGGCATAAAAAATGTCTTAGCTAAAAGATTAGGTAGTAAAACACCTTTGAATAATGCAAGAGCTGCCATGGTAGCTCTTTCACAATTAAGAACACACAAATCTGCCTCAAGGGAGAGAGGAATCTCACTTGAACAGCTCTATTCTTGA
- the rplQ gene encoding 50S ribosomal protein L17, protein MRHQLRIPLLSKPADQRKALLRGLTTQLIREGRVTTTKARAKALRNEAERMISLAKEGSLSSRRRAIGYIYDKKLVHSLFEKAKERYGDRKGGYTRIVRTISRKGDNAQMAIIELV, encoded by the coding sequence ATGAGACACCAACTTAGAATTCCATTATTGAGTAAACCTGCTGACCAAAGGAAAGCACTTTTAAGAGGTTTGACTACACAATTAATTAGGGAAGGTAGAGTTACGACAACAAAAGCCAGAGCAAAAGCTTTAAGAAATGAGGCTGAAAGGATGATTTCTCTAGCTAAAGAGGGTAGTTTATCTTCTAGGAGAAGAGCAATAGGATATATTTATGATAAGAAATTAGTTCATTCATTATTTGAAAAAGCAAAAGAAAGATATGGAGATAGAAAAGGTGGCTATACACGCATAGTTAGAACAATCTCTAGAAAAGGTGATAATGCTCAGATGGCTATAATTGAGCTTGTTTAA
- the rpsQ gene encoding 30S ribosomal protein S17 — protein MALKERIGTVVSDKMDKTVVVAVINRYPHPTYKKIVSRTTRYKAHDPENSCVLGDRVKIRETRPLSAHKRWAIEEILNKTTEAKEVKK, from the coding sequence ATGGCACTTAAAGAAAGAATTGGTACTGTTGTCAGCGACAAAATGGACAAAACAGTTGTTGTTGCTGTTATTAACAGATATCCACATCCCACTTATAAAAAAATTGTAAGTAGAACTACTCGATACAAGGCGCATGACCCCGAAAATTCATGTGTTTTAGGTGATAGAGTTAAAATTAGAGAAACCAGACCTCTGAGCGCTCATAAAAGATGGGCAATAGAAGAGATCCTTAATAAAACAACTGAGGCAAAGGAGGTAAAAAAATGA
- the truA gene encoding tRNA pseudouridine(38-40) synthase TruA: MKRVALLIQYDGSNYSGWQRQKNAITVQEILDKALLKITEHTVKTFAAGRTDAGVHASGQVVHFDVDCVMPAGSYSNVLNNLLPSTIRILESVEVKDNWHACYSAMYRHYRYVINNSKFPNLFINNWSWHRYQKELDEVLMLNASKRMEGEHDFFAFQKSGSNRTNSITNIKNIDIKRVEDLILVDIKASGFLYGMVRLIVGQLVLVGEKKISPEIFTDRWVNKKKNDVKESAPAKGLCFVNAVYEESVFKKVNKNDFFPVFLIKGFS, translated from the coding sequence TTGAAAAGGGTAGCTTTACTAATCCAATACGATGGATCTAATTATTCAGGTTGGCAAAGACAAAAAAATGCAATCACTGTACAAGAAATTTTAGACAAAGCTCTCTTAAAGATTACAGAACATACAGTAAAGACTTTTGCTGCTGGCAGGACTGATGCTGGGGTTCATGCATCAGGTCAAGTAGTACACTTTGATGTAGATTGTGTTATGCCGGCGGGCAGTTATTCTAATGTCTTAAATAATCTTTTACCATCAACAATTAGGATCTTGGAATCAGTTGAGGTTAAAGATAATTGGCATGCATGTTATTCAGCAATGTATAGACATTATCGATATGTTATTAATAATAGTAAATTCCCGAACTTGTTTATCAATAATTGGTCATGGCATAGATATCAAAAAGAATTAGATGAAGTTTTAATGTTAAATGCATCCAAGAGAATGGAAGGTGAGCATGATTTTTTTGCTTTTCAGAAAAGTGGAAGTAACAGGACAAACTCTATTACGAATATAAAAAATATAGATATTAAGAGAGTAGAAGATTTAATTTTAGTAGATATTAAAGCTTCTGGTTTTCTGTATGGAATGGTTCGTTTAATTGTTGGTCAACTAGTGTTAGTTGGAGAAAAAAAAATATCGCCAGAAATTTTTACAGATAGATGGGTAAACAAAAAGAAAAATGATGTTAAAGAATCTGCTCCAGCTAAGGGGTTATGTTTTGTAAATGCTGTTTATGAAGAGAGTGTTTTTAAAAAGGTTAACAAAAATGATTTTTTCCCTGTATTTTTAATTAAGGGTTTTTCTTAA
- the rplN gene encoding 50S ribosomal protein L14, with protein MIQQETYLTVADNSGAKRLQCIRVLGSNRRYAHVGDVIVATVKDALPNMGVKKSEVVKAVIVRTKATLRRNTGNSIRFDDNAAVLINEDKNPKGTRVFGPVARELRDKNYTKIVSLAPEVI; from the coding sequence ATGATTCAACAAGAAACATATTTAACAGTTGCTGATAACAGCGGTGCAAAAAGACTTCAATGTATTAGGGTCTTAGGTTCTAATAGAAGATACGCTCATGTCGGAGATGTAATAGTAGCAACTGTTAAAGATGCTCTTCCTAATATGGGAGTTAAGAAATCTGAGGTTGTTAAAGCTGTCATTGTTAGAACAAAAGCAACATTAAGAAGAAATACTGGTAATTCAATCAGATTTGATGATAATGCTGCCGTTTTGATAAATGAGGATAAGAATCCAAAAGGTACTAGAGTTTTTGGTCCTGTGGCTAGAGAACTGCGGGATAAAAATTATACTAAGATTGTTTCTCTTGCTCCGGAGGTAATTTAA
- the rpsH gene encoding 30S ribosomal protein S8, with the protein MSNHDPISDMLTRIRNASQKKHTTTTIPGSKMSLSIAKVLQKEGFISDINEEGEGYKSQIILGLKYSGKNKFPTIRSMQRVSKPGLRVYKNTRGLPKVLGGLGVAIISTSKGVMSDRDARKQGIGGEVLCYVY; encoded by the coding sequence ATGTCAAATCACGATCCTATTTCAGATATGCTTACTCGAATTAGAAATGCGAGTCAAAAAAAGCATACAACCACAACAATCCCAGGTTCAAAAATGTCCTTAAGTATCGCCAAAGTGCTTCAAAAGGAGGGATTTATTTCTGATATTAATGAGGAAGGTGAAGGTTATAAATCACAAATAATACTCGGCCTCAAATATAGTGGTAAAAACAAATTTCCTACTATCCGATCTATGCAAAGAGTTAGTAAACCTGGTTTGAGAGTATACAAAAATACTAGAGGTTTACCAAAAGTTCTTGGAGGTCTTGGAGTTGCCATAATTTCAACTTCTAAAGGCGTTATGAGTGATCGTGATGCTAGAAAGCAAGGCATTGGCGGCGAAGTCCTCTGCTATGTTTATTAA
- the rplE gene encoding 50S ribosomal protein L5, translating to MTLKNRYKESIRPKLLKDLGLKNIHQVPKVVKVNVNRGLGEAASNSKALEASLNEMATITGQKALVTRAKKAIAGFKIREGMPIGCTVTLRGDRMYSFLERFINLALPRIRDFRGVNPKSFDGRGNYTVGVKEQLIFPEISFDKIDSIRGMDITIVTSAKSDQEGKALLQELGMPFSKN from the coding sequence ATGACTCTAAAAAATCGCTACAAAGAATCAATAAGACCAAAACTTTTAAAGGACCTTGGTCTTAAAAATATTCATCAAGTACCTAAAGTTGTCAAAGTCAACGTTAACAGAGGTCTTGGTGAGGCAGCTTCAAATTCGAAAGCTCTAGAAGCCTCTTTAAACGAAATGGCAACAATTACAGGACAAAAGGCCCTCGTCACTAGGGCTAAAAAAGCTATCGCGGGTTTTAAAATTCGTGAGGGCATGCCGATAGGTTGTACTGTTACTTTGAGAGGAGATAGGATGTATTCCTTTTTGGAGAGATTTATAAATCTTGCTTTACCAAGAATAAGAGACTTCAGAGGAGTTAATCCAAAAAGTTTCGATGGGAGAGGGAATTATACCGTTGGAGTGAAAGAACAATTGATTTTTCCTGAAATCTCTTTTGATAAAATAGATTCAATAAGAGGTATGGATATAACTATTGTCACTAGTGCAAAATCAGATCAAGAAGGTAAAGCTCTTTTGCAGGAGTTAGGAATGCCTTTTAGTAAGAATTAA
- the rpsM gene encoding 30S ribosomal protein S13: MARIAGIDIPREKRVEIALTYVYGIGLTRSKLILENTGVNPDTRVKDLSDSDVQKLRGATEDFTLEGDLRRKEGMALKRLQDIGCVRGRRHRMSLPVRGQRTRTNARTRRGSRKTVAGRKK; encoded by the coding sequence GTGGCTAGGATTGCAGGAATTGACATACCTCGCGAAAAGCGAGTTGAAATTGCTCTTACGTACGTTTATGGAATTGGTTTAACAAGATCAAAGCTAATTCTTGAAAATACGGGTGTTAACCCAGACACTCGTGTCAAAGATCTTTCTGATTCTGATGTGCAAAAACTTAGAGGTGCTACAGAGGATTTCACTTTAGAAGGAGATTTGAGAAGAAAAGAGGGAATGGCCCTAAAACGCTTACAAGATATCGGTTGTGTGAGAGGAAGGAGGCACAGAATGAGCCTTCCGGTTAGAGGCCAAAGGACTAGAACTAATGCAAGAACAAGAAGGGGTTCAAGGAAAACAGTTGCTGGAAGAAAAAAATAA
- the rplX gene encoding 50S ribosomal protein L24: MLDSLKQKKNFQKIKMRIKTGDLVKVINGKEKGKTGEVLKTIPLENRVIVKGINLRTKHVKPTQEGESGRILTEEASLHASNVMFFSKDKNLTSKIEYFIDKEGVKKRRLKKTGEVID, from the coding sequence ATGCTGGATTCATTAAAACAAAAAAAGAATTTCCAAAAAATTAAAATGAGAATCAAAACTGGAGATTTAGTAAAAGTAATTAACGGAAAGGAAAAAGGCAAAACTGGCGAAGTTTTAAAAACAATCCCTCTTGAAAATAGAGTAATAGTTAAGGGAATTAACCTTAGGACAAAACATGTAAAACCAACACAGGAAGGAGAAAGTGGAAGAATACTTACAGAAGAAGCATCTTTACATGCATCAAATGTAATGTTTTTTTCGAAGGATAAAAATCTTACAAGTAAGATTGAGTACTTTATTGATAAAGAGGGGGTTAAGAAAAGAAGATTGAAGAAAACTGGTGAAGTAATTGATTAA
- a CDS encoding adenylate kinase, with the protein MKKHILFLGAPGAGKGTQAELLSQSNSYLHLSTGELLRKEIEMDTSLGKQVKDIINKGKLVSDDLVLKIVRQNLDNNNKGWILDGYPRNLSQANSLNQVLIELNQPLEIVFYLDIPEEVLIKRLLLRGRKDDTEETIRTRFDIYKKTTEPLIKYFKDLSLLEYIDADRDFKTISSEIKQKMA; encoded by the coding sequence ATGAAAAAACATATATTATTTTTAGGTGCGCCAGGAGCGGGAAAAGGGACTCAGGCGGAATTACTAAGTCAATCCAATTCTTATTTGCACCTTTCTACAGGTGAATTATTAAGAAAAGAAATTGAAATGGATACTTCTCTTGGTAAACAGGTAAAGGATATTATTAACAAAGGAAAACTGGTTAGCGATGACCTTGTTTTGAAAATAGTAAGACAAAATCTAGATAATAATAACAAAGGTTGGATTCTAGATGGCTATCCAAGAAATTTATCTCAAGCAAATTCATTGAACCAGGTTTTAATTGAATTAAATCAACCTTTAGAAATAGTTTTCTACTTGGATATTCCAGAAGAAGTTTTAATAAAGCGTTTGCTTCTAAGAGGAAGAAAAGATGATACTGAAGAGACTATTAGAACAAGATTTGATATTTATAAAAAAACTACAGAACCATTGATTAAATATTTCAAAGATCTTTCATTGCTAGAGTATATTGACGCTGATAGAGATTTTAAAACTATTTCCTCTGAAATTAAACAAAAAATGGCTTGA
- a CDS encoding DNA-directed RNA polymerase subunit alpha, with protein sequence MLQYQIDRIDHQIADDRSQTGTFLIGPLERGQATTLGNSLRRVLMGGLEGSAVTAVRIAGINHEYATIPGVREDVLDILLNCKQLSINSSNPELEIGRLVATGPMEVKANDIQFSSQVEIVDGEKPIATIQAGHNLELEIHVERGIGYRPVDRKNEETTAIDLLQIDAVFMPVKRVNFTIDETAVAEGGTGRERLKMEVVTDGSTSPDDAIAEAANQLIELFQPLATVTMVEEIPEEPEPSPEAQIPLEELNLSVRAYNCLKRAQVNSVSDLMGFSYEDLLEIKNFGSKSADEVIEALERIGISIPQSRTSV encoded by the coding sequence GTGTTGCAATACCAGATTGACAGAATCGACCATCAAATAGCAGATGATCGCTCCCAAACAGGAACATTTTTAATTGGCCCTCTAGAAAGGGGACAAGCTACAACCTTGGGTAATTCGCTTAGAAGAGTCCTTATGGGAGGACTTGAAGGAAGTGCAGTGACCGCAGTTAGAATAGCAGGAATCAACCATGAATATGCAACTATTCCTGGCGTAAGAGAAGACGTTTTAGATATTCTTCTCAATTGTAAGCAATTATCAATTAATAGTTCTAATCCAGAGCTTGAAATTGGCAGGCTAGTTGCAACTGGTCCAATGGAAGTGAAGGCGAATGATATTCAATTCTCTTCTCAAGTTGAGATTGTTGATGGTGAAAAACCGATTGCTACTATTCAGGCTGGTCATAACTTAGAACTAGAAATCCATGTAGAAAGAGGTATAGGATATAGACCGGTCGATCGCAAGAATGAAGAGACAACTGCTATTGATTTACTTCAAATAGACGCTGTATTTATGCCAGTAAAGAGAGTTAATTTTACGATTGATGAAACTGCTGTAGCAGAGGGCGGAACTGGTAGAGAAAGATTAAAAATGGAAGTTGTGACGGATGGCTCAACAAGCCCTGATGATGCCATTGCTGAAGCTGCAAACCAGTTAATAGAACTTTTTCAACCTCTAGCAACTGTTACAATGGTTGAGGAAATTCCAGAAGAACCTGAACCATCTCCTGAAGCTCAAATTCCCCTTGAGGAACTAAACTTGTCCGTTAGAGCATATAATTGTCTAAAAAGAGCACAAGTTAACTCAGTGTCAGATTTAATGGGTTTTAGTTATGAAGATCTTCTTGAAATTAAGAACTTTGGCTCTAAATCTGCAGATGAAGTTATTGAAGCTCTTGAGCGCATAGGAATTTCTATTCCACAAAGCAGAACTTCTGTTTAA
- the rplF gene encoding 50S ribosomal protein L6: protein MSRIGKTPVLIPEKVTVDFDGLTVTVKGPKGELKRLMPEGVSFDKKDNTVVVSPTTTKIYSKQRHGLCRALIANMVEGVTQGFSKKLEIVGVGSRAQVKGKNLVVSAGYSHPVEMIPPDGITYKVESNTNVTVSGIDKEIVGNEAAKIRSIRPPEPYKGKGIKYHDERILRKAGKSGKK, encoded by the coding sequence ATGTCAAGAATCGGAAAAACACCAGTACTTATTCCAGAGAAAGTTACAGTTGATTTTGATGGATTAACAGTTACAGTGAAAGGCCCAAAGGGTGAATTAAAACGTCTCATGCCTGAGGGAGTTAGTTTTGATAAGAAAGATAATACTGTTGTCGTAAGTCCTACTACAACCAAAATATATTCAAAGCAGAGACATGGTTTATGTAGAGCCTTAATTGCGAATATGGTTGAAGGGGTTACTCAAGGTTTTTCAAAGAAACTAGAAATTGTTGGAGTTGGGTCGAGAGCGCAAGTAAAAGGTAAAAATCTAGTTGTAAGTGCAGGATATAGTCATCCTGTAGAAATGATCCCCCCTGATGGTATAACATACAAGGTTGAGAGTAATACAAACGTTACTGTATCTGGAATTGATAAGGAAATTGTTGGCAATGAGGCAGCAAAAATCAGATCAATTAGACCTCCAGAACCATATAAAGGTAAAGGAATTAAATACCATGATGAGAGAATTCTCAGAAAAGCTGGTAAATCTGGCAAAAAATAA
- the rplM gene encoding 50S ribosomal protein L13 has product MNKTITPPLETIERNWFLVDAKDKTLGRLATEIATVLRGKNKPTFTPHLDTGDFVIVINAEKVEVTGKKASQKLYRRHSGRPGGMKTEKFESLQERIPERIIEQAVKGMLPHNSLGRQQFTKLKVYKGPDHPHAAQNPVLLNS; this is encoded by the coding sequence ATGAATAAAACAATTACTCCACCTTTAGAAACCATTGAAAGAAATTGGTTTTTGGTTGATGCAAAAGATAAAACACTTGGGAGACTCGCTACAGAAATTGCGACTGTATTGAGAGGTAAAAATAAACCAACATTTACTCCTCATTTAGATACTGGAGATTTTGTCATTGTGATAAATGCTGAAAAAGTTGAGGTAACAGGTAAAAAAGCATCACAAAAGTTGTATAGAAGACATTCTGGAAGACCAGGAGGAATGAAAACTGAAAAATTTGAGTCTCTGCAAGAGAGAATTCCTGAAAGAATCATCGAGCAAGCTGTAAAGGGCATGCTGCCTCATAACTCTTTGGGAAGACAGCAATTTACAAAATTAAAAGTTTATAAAGGTCCTGATCATCCTCATGCTGCTCAGAATCCTGTATTATTAAATAGTTGA
- the rplR gene encoding 50S ribosomal protein L18, which yields MTKLSRKLQTQKRHRRLRRFLIGDATRPRLSVFRSNNHIYAQVIDDSAQTTICSASTVDKELREKSDKLPSDCNSSSIVGKLLAKRAIKKGIKQVIFDRGGNLYHGRVKALADAAREAGLEF from the coding sequence ATGACCAAACTTTCCAGGAAATTACAAACCCAAAAAAGACATAGAAGATTAAGGAGATTCTTAATTGGAGATGCAACGCGTCCAAGATTGTCTGTTTTTCGCTCTAATAACCATATTTATGCCCAGGTTATAGATGATAGTGCTCAAACAACCATTTGCTCAGCTTCAACTGTTGATAAGGAACTAAGAGAAAAATCTGATAAATTACCTTCTGATTGTAATTCTTCTTCCATTGTTGGGAAATTATTAGCAAAGAGAGCGATAAAAAAAGGTATTAAGCAAGTAATTTTCGACCGTGGAGGTAATTTATATCACGGCAGAGTAAAGGCACTTGCAGATGCTGCTCGTGAAGCTGGCCTAGAATTCTAA